The nucleotide sequence TACGAACTTAGCCTACAAATTCACTCTTTTTTTTGTCTTGGTGCCAAAACTCTATTGTGTTTTACTATGTGACAGAGATCCAACAGTTGTCCgtcaacaaaacaaaacaaataacatGAAGTTGGTTACCTTCTTGACCCCATGAAACATCCGAGACCCCAAATAGCTCCACCAGAGCCAAAGTTAACGATTCTCTCCAGCCTAGGAACCATGCAGAAATCACTtgcaaaaaagaaaaccaaaaacatCAGTAAGGAGCAGAGGTGAGAGCAAAGTAAACATGGTTCATAAGGCTAAATTTCTTTTGTTTTGTGTGGCAGCTGGAAGGTTTGGGTTGTGTGAGCGTTAAGTGGCAAAAGCATGTTTGAGCCTGTTTTTGTTTCTTGGATGCTGTATTGTTTGATAGTGGAACTTGACCCGAAAGTCGTATGAAAAAGTGAATATGTGCAAACTAGGCACATATATATCACATCTAATACCATATTAAGTCATGAGGATGTTAATAGTTCAAAAAAGCTCAGCCAATATGATACCTGAATTCACTGGAGCTCCAGAAATGAACAGAGCCATCTCTTGAACCTGTAATTAGATATGAGCTATCGGGAAAGGCCATGACAGAAATTACTGGAGACACGAAAGCTTGCATCGTATGAACACAAGCCTTTTCCTCCATGTCCCATATCTGTTGGACAACAAAAGCGCACACACTATTATTAGCAATGTTACACTCGTATGATACCATTGTATTTGTCAATGATAATGGCATACCTTAGCTGTGTGGTCATCAGAGCCAGTAATCAAATATTGTCGATCATTACATGTGAAGAAATTGAGACAGTTCACTTTGTCCTGATGCCCAGACAAAGTATATTTTGATTCAGGAGAATCGATGCTCCAAACCTGAACATCAGGTATACGAATTGCAATTAAAGGTTTTTGGATTCCGAGAGAATTATTATTCTCCAAGTCCCTCTATCATACGGTGTACATGCCAACAATTAAGCTACTGGAGCCAAACTGATCAGTTGGCAAAAAGGAGAAACCCATATATACCTTTACTGTGTGATCATCTGAAGCACTTGCAAAGATATTGGAGTCCACTGGGTTAAATGCGACTTGCTGTATAGTATCGGAATGTTCCTGCACGAATGATTGTGTGCAGTCCCAGCCGTTGTCCCAGTCCCAGAGCTTCATATCACGATGAGCCGATGACAATACATATGGATGGGTTGGATGGACGGCCATTGATGTGATGAAGCAATCACTGGCGGCTCTGAAACTCCTGAGTTTTTGTATTTTGTTGTCGTAATTGTACACATGGATCACACCATCAGATGTCCCAGCCACAAACCATTTCTTTCTTGAGATAACCTTAACAGAATGAACTGTATTGAGAAGAGTGATCGTCGTATTAGCATGCAGTGTATGATGATGGGAAATTAGGGAACTTGGTAAACAGAGGAGCCAGAAAGATAGGCTTGCCTTTATTAGACAATGAGTAAGAAGGCATGATTGACTCCTTTGAGACATTAAATGAATCTGTCCGTCTCTGCCGGTAAATATAAATGACAGTGTCAGTTGAATGCAGACCGAGTTTTCATTTGCTAATACAAATTGAGCTTTTGTGTGATATGCATTTGGCAACAGTAATCGGAAAACCGTCACGGGAAAATATATCGTTACAGCCGGTACCATCCGGTATCACCAAAAGGAAAAACATCACCCTTCTTCGATGACAATAAACTTCAGTAATCGCCAAAAATAATGTGTGTGAACTGCAAGCACATGGTAGTATGTAATATAGAAGATAGCATGCATTAACTTGCCTGCGGGTCATAGTTCCATACGCAAACATCTCCGTGCTGATGACTTGTTACAATGCTGTGTGACAATAAGATATTTATCATAATCCAGATTCATTTGAACGGAGGGAATTATTCTGGTGCCCATATTATATATGCCATGCACTCACCATGGCTCGGTGGTCTGTGCATCAAGGGAGCACAGCATGCCATGAGTATTCTTCAGGGATATGATCCATTGATCCTGATCCAACAGAAGACAGGGTCAGCATTAGAAAGAAAAAAGTAGCTCAAAATTGGAGCATGTATGCAGGCAAAAAGAGAACTCTGTACCTTTAGTCTTCTTGAGATTGTCGGCTGCATCACATGTAGTACCAATTAATAAGATCAGTAAAGCAAATGCATGAAAGGGAAGATAACAAAAAGATATATCAGGGTACAATAGCATAATTCCAGTAGCTTAGCTCTTAGACCATGTGCAGAGACGGACATTACATCTTGTTCGAATGGTAAATATTCCGAATTGTATTGATTAAAAAATGACTGACCTCTGATGTTGTCGGTCCTTGCGAAGCAAAAACAGTTTTCAGCATCACCTCACACACTGCATTCCCTGACTCTTTAGCTTCGTCGAAAAACTTGTCATACTTAGATTGGTCCCTCAAAGTAGGGATGCTTTTATCCCCTGATAGACTACTCTGCAGGATCAGATCGCACTCCGTTTCTTCTGGTAGCGTCTCTTGTTGTTGTGCTGTAACAACGAGAGTGTAAGTAGTGGACTTGGGAGGTACAATTCCATATACTGGGAGACTTGCGAAGCAACGCCAAGGCTTGGTGCTCTTCTTCATAAGCCTGAATACTGCATGTTCATCTGTGTCGGGTTCGACAGGGAAGTGAAGCTCGACAAGGTAGACGTCAAGTAGATCCTGCAGAACAACAACTCATGTTAAGCGAATATTGTAGAGTTAACTTCTCGATGGATACTCCATATGGATGTATCAAATTTGGTCAAGGAATTCTATAACAAGGGAAATATTTTTCGTTTGCATAACTAACTTGACCTCATCCAAAAGCTACGAGCAACCAACAACAAAAGTAAAGGGAAAACACAAAAGCTTAAATTTTAAACATACCATTGTTCCCGTGCTTTCTGTTTCAGTAAGCCTATCAACTACATATTGCGTACTAGTTGGCCTTCTCTTAGGACTGCGTTCAGTGCACTGTAATGCTATCTCAGTGCATACTCTTACTTGTTGTCTCTGTGATTTCTCCAACCTATTGCTCCAACTTTCAAGTACCTGTAAATTTGCAATTATGAATTAGCATTTCTTTTATATAGATAACCCTTTCATTAATGCATCAAGATAACGTATAGGACACCGGAGTTGGCAACAAAAATACGTCAAAGGGATGTTGAGGAGGCACACACTAAAAAAAGaacataaaaagagagagagaagagaaaaaggaaaagaaaacattaTGGCTTCAACAATAATTTGCAACTCCAACCTCCGATTTCTTGAACAACACCAGGCATCGAAAAAGGTCCTCAACGCAAGGCCTTCAACAAGGAAACAACGTGTCTATGTCGTCATTGTCATCAATCCACTAAAGGTCAGATCAGGATTTTCATCAAGAGACGTCAAAAGAATTCTAAGCACCGTCTTTGACAAAGAGACAATACATGCGTCATCATTACCAGTGCAACCAGTTAAGGCATGACCTAGAGTTAATATTTAAAAGGCAGCACCATTTGAGATTAAAAAACTGAATAGGTATATTATATTATGTGAGTAGGGTGTTTTGGAGCTCACGCTTCATGAAGAATTTTGTTTTTGCCattctagattttgccaattttccttatgccactctagattttgacatttcacttttgccactcttagttgttgacaattatcacaattgccattcccgtggcaaaagcaaaattttcaaaGTGGCAATTTTCATACATTTCAAAAGCTAATAGtgtcaaaaaatgaaataaaattattttgcttttgccacggaatggcagttgtgataattgtcaaaagctaagagtggcaaaagtgaaatgtcaaaatctagagtggcaaaaaatTTCCCCGCTTCTTTTTTTGATAATTTCGACagtcaaattttaaaatttcaaaaaattctgagaaCATTTCCACATATACATAGGATGTATTCTCTATGTGTATAAAGTTTCATGATAAAACCCTCTAACACGTGAGCTAAAAATATTCGTGGAGGTTAAAAATccacaaatttgtttttttgtgtgTTAGCCCACACGTTAAAATATCTCATCTCGAACTTGCACTGTTCACTGTTATACCACTTTTTTTTGTACCTCACATGTTAAGTATCTCATCACGAAACTTGATAAAAATTTCAAACCTTCATTTTGTTTCTCCCTTCTTCCATAAGGAAAGAACAAAGGAGTGAGGGAAATCCTAGGATTTTTTTTTTGTTCAGTTGGAGGTAAGGCCGGGTTCACTTCCGAACTTGGCCTATATGTCCGTTCAATTTATGTCAATTATCCAATCTAACCCAAGCTACACTAAGGTTAATTAGTTTTCTAAGTGTTCTTGTTCAGCAGTTGGATGAATTTACCCCTTTCAAATGATAGGAGGTGTGTGTCCATGGCTGAGATGCGGAAGGAGCCCATGGTTTCCCAAGTCATTGCTATATCAGCATCCGGTGTGGCAAAAATAAAAGAGAACCATTATAGAAGGTTATTTGCACTGAATTACTAGCGTCACCGCATGGAAAGTTTCTAAATAGTACTATAAAATAATCCCTCtattcactattataagatgttttggatatttcaatatgcaCTGCATACAGACTGAAAGGAGTGAACGAAgacactaaaatgtgtctatatacatccgattcagaaaaaagttggaacatcttataatagtgagcAAAGGGATTATTATATTCTTAAAAATTGCATCAGTCACAGTAAAAGCACACATAATTATATAAAATAAAGCTTTTATCTGGGGATTGCCCATAGTTCTTACTTCATCAACATCACTATAACCTTTTCGTCCGGTCAGTATCTCTGTGATTATTACTCCAAGACTGTACAAGTCATATTTATGTGTAATTATGCGGTCGCCGAATTCTGGTGCTAGATATCCACTGCATGAAAAGGTGCAAGATGATCAATTAATGTGCAGAGATAGTGCATGTAAATCATCACTAGCAAGAAAGGCTGAGTTTTCAAGTAGCTTAGCTAGCTTACAGGCTTCCAGCAAATGTTGTAGCAATAGTGCGGGTTTGCTCTTCCTGAAAGCACCTCGATAGGCCAAAGTCACCAATTTTCGGCACCATTTTAGCATCCATGAGGATATTTGCCGGCTTAAGATCAAGGTGAACAATATCATTTCTGTGAAGGTAATCCAATCCTTGGCAGATTCCTTTTATTATTTTGTAGCGGTCTCTCCATTCAAGTCCACTGGACGCATCTACATAAATTGGACACAAGAAAGGTGGTTTAGTATCTGGAATGAAGTCCTTGATATTCAAACTGTAGTTAGTACATGACATGGAATGTAAAACTGTGTATGAATGTTCATGAACCAAATAATCTTTAGCAAGGAAAATTGTGGCCCTACCGGAGATATAGTTGGAAAGATCCCCCTTGGGTAGAAACTCAAAGCAGAGTAATCTTTCTTGTATGTCAGCCATGACAAAATTTCCTTCATGCGTGGCTACTTGACCTTGTGTGTCGCAGCAATATCCTAAAAATCGTACAACATTTCTGTGCTTCACCTTCATCAGACATTGAATCTCCGTCTGGAATTTATTCTCATACAAATACGTGTTGGACAGCTTCTTCACAGCGACCATGCCATTGTCAAGGATTCCCTATGGTCCGAGCATGCCTTGCCACTTCTTAGATTAACTGACTGGGACTAAGGCAAGTAAGACCGGGGCAGTTTTGAATTTCCTTACCTGATAAACCACCGCGAATCCGCCACGTCCAATTTCATGGTCAGCGGAGAAACTCTTTGTGATGTCTTCGAGGAGTGGCAGCGGTAGAGCCCTCGGCTCTTTGGTTTCATCCAACAGCATACACTCCAGGTCGATTCGCGCACTAGCTTGGCGATCCATTGCCGATTAGATAACCATAGTACCCCTGAAACAAGAGCAGCTCTTGAGTCTGCGGGTGCCCTCGAAACAAGAGCGCGAGAACGTTTTCATTTCATACAAAACATGATTATAGGTCGGTGCTTGCTCTTCCGTTTTGCGAACAGAAGAAAAACTATCTTCTCAAGGGAAGAGAAAACGGGAATTACCTGGAGGCTGCTACCACTGTACAGAAAGTACAGTAACTCTTCTTCCCTTCCCTCTCAGTAAAGAAAGAAGCAGAATTCGCCTGGAGAAGCCCGGCTGTGTAGCTAGTGATGAAGACGGGTTTCAGATCGATGTTATCCGCAGCTGGGAGACGGACGGGCCATCTAACGAAACTATCAAACGGAGGAGACAGATCTGCATCTACCTGCCTACATCCTGCTTCCAAACAACTAACCCACCCGCTGTACAATTAATTATTATTATGTGAGATCTTAGATTACCtatgttagagttataatataagtcatgtacccctttatATTTATCTCGTTGTatgaggggtttcctgcatatgttccacacctgtacatgtatatatatatcggcctatggcctcatgggaatacaagttgcatattcctaacatggtattagagctaggtcaattttttGCACGCTGCAACTCGTGCTTTTGATCCGTCTGTTCGATCGAAGCAATCCGCTCGATCTCCTCTTCGTCTCTCGATCGAAGCAGGGGGCTCGTCCTCAGGAGCCCCCGATCTCCTCTTCCGCCAGCCGCTAGCAGGGCTTCTGCTGCCGGCCCCGTCCCGATCGGGTGTCTTCCAGCCGCTCGGCTGCCGGCTCGTCCCGCTCCCGTCCAGCCGGCGCTCAGGACCCCCCGATCTCCTACCCAGCCGCCCGTCCCGCTCC is from Triticum aestivum cultivar Chinese Spring chromosome 3A, IWGSC CS RefSeq v2.1, whole genome shotgun sequence and encodes:
- the LOC123063218 gene encoding uncharacterized protein isoform X2, yielding MDRQASARIDLECMLLDETKEPRALPLPLLEDITKSFSADHEIGRGGFAVVYQGILDNGMVAVKKLSNTYLYENKFQTEIQCLMKVKHRNVVRFLGYCCDTQGQVATHEGNFVMADIQERLLCFEFLPKGDLSNYISDASSGLEWRDRYKIIKGICQGLDYLHRNDIVHLDLKPANILMDAKMVPKIGDFGLSRCFQEEQTRTIATTFAGSLGYLAPEFGDRIITHKYDLYSLGVIITEILTGRKGYSDVDEVLESWSNRLEKSQRQQVRVCTEIALQCTERSPKRRPTSTQYVVDRLTETESTGTMDLLDVYLVELHFPVEPDTDEHAVFRLMKKSTKPWRCFASLPVYGIVPPKSTTYTLVVTAQQQETLPEETECDLILQSSLSGDKSIPTLRDQSKYDKFFDEAKESGNAVCEVMLKTVFASQGPTTSEPTISRRLKDQWIISLKNTHGMLCSLDAQTTEPCIVTSHQHGDVCVWNYDPQRRTDSFNVSKESIMPSYSLSNKVHSVKVISRKKWFVAGTSDGVIHVYNYDNKIQKLRSFRAASDCFITSMAVHPTHPYVLSSAHRDMKLWDWDNGWDCTQSFVQEHSDTIQQVAFNPVDSNIFASASDDHTVKVWSIDSPESKYTLSGHQDKVNCLNFFTCNDRQYLITGSDDHTAKIWDMEEKACVHTMQAFVSPVISVMAFPDSSYLITGSRDGSVHFWSSSEFSDFCMVPRLERIVNFGSGGAIWGLGCFMGSRRIVIGQEYTVSIMAIDNEDEPFASEDSNENPI
- the LOC123063218 gene encoding uncharacterized protein isoform X1 gives rise to the protein MDRQASARIDLECMLLDETKEPRALPLPLLEDITKSFSADHEIGRGGFAVVYQGILDNGMVAVKKLSNTYLYENKFQTEIQCLMKVKHRNVVRFLGYCCDTQGQVATHEGNFVMADIQERLLCFEFLPKGDLSNYISGRATIFLAKDYLVHEHSYTVLHSMSCTNYSLNIKDFIPDTKPPFLCPIYVDASSGLEWRDRYKIIKGICQGLDYLHRNDIVHLDLKPANILMDAKMVPKIGDFGLSRCFQEEQTRTIATTFAGSLGYLAPEFGDRIITHKYDLYSLGVIITEILTGRKGYSDVDEVLESWSNRLEKSQRQQVRVCTEIALQCTERSPKRRPTSTQYVVDRLTETESTGTMDLLDVYLVELHFPVEPDTDEHAVFRLMKKSTKPWRCFASLPVYGIVPPKSTTYTLVVTAQQQETLPEETECDLILQSSLSGDKSIPTLRDQSKYDKFFDEAKESGNAVCEVMLKTVFASQGPTTSEPTISRRLKDQWIISLKNTHGMLCSLDAQTTEPCIVTSHQHGDVCVWNYDPQRRTDSFNVSKESIMPSYSLSNKVHSVKVISRKKWFVAGTSDGVIHVYNYDNKIQKLRSFRAASDCFITSMAVHPTHPYVLSSAHRDMKLWDWDNGWDCTQSFVQEHSDTIQQVAFNPVDSNIFASASDDHTVKVWSIDSPESKYTLSGHQDKVNCLNFFTCNDRQYLITGSDDHTAKIWDMEEKACVHTMQAFVSPVISVMAFPDSSYLITGSRDGSVHFWSSSEFSDFCMVPRLERIVNFGSGGAIWGLGCFMGSRRIVIGQEYTVSIMAIDNEDEPFASEDSNENPI